In one window of Pseudomonas sp. IAC-BECa141 DNA:
- the rnd gene encoding ribonuclease D, which produces MAIDIHWIRDNDSLAQFCAEWQQLPFVALDTEFMRVDTFYPIAGLLQVGDGKRAYLIDPLTINAWQPLAALLENPAVLKVLHACSEDLEVLLRLTGSLPAPLFDTQLAAAYLNLGFSMGYSRLVQEVLGIELPKGETRSDWLQRPLSDTQISYAAEDAVHLAEVFVQLRPKLSDDKYAWVLEDGAELVANLRRETDPYEVYREAKLAWKLSRAQLAVLRELCAWREREARARDLPRNRIVREHSLWPLARTQPDSLSALGKIEDMHPRTVRQDGEFLLDLIKRSGSVGPDQWPPAVPEPLPIEAAALIKQLRALGQAEAERLGIAPELMLRKKTLEALVKSGFPEGPYQLPDSLRGWRRELMGQKLLDSLATAGEQP; this is translated from the coding sequence GTGGCCATCGATATTCACTGGATTCGCGACAACGATAGCCTCGCGCAGTTTTGCGCCGAGTGGCAGCAGCTGCCGTTCGTTGCCCTCGACACCGAATTCATGCGGGTCGACACCTTCTACCCGATTGCCGGCCTGTTGCAGGTTGGCGACGGCAAACGCGCCTACCTGATCGACCCGCTGACCATCAACGCCTGGCAACCTCTGGCCGCTTTGCTGGAAAACCCGGCGGTACTCAAAGTCCTGCACGCCTGCAGCGAAGACCTTGAAGTCCTGCTGCGCCTGACCGGCAGCCTGCCGGCGCCGCTGTTCGACACCCAACTGGCTGCCGCCTACCTGAACCTCGGGTTCTCGATGGGTTATTCGCGTCTGGTGCAGGAAGTGCTCGGCATCGAACTGCCGAAGGGTGAAACCCGTTCCGACTGGTTGCAGCGTCCGTTGTCCGACACGCAAATCAGCTATGCCGCCGAAGACGCCGTGCATCTGGCGGAGGTTTTCGTACAACTGCGTCCGAAACTGTCCGACGACAAATACGCCTGGGTGCTGGAGGACGGCGCCGAACTGGTCGCCAACCTGCGCCGCGAAACCGATCCGTACGAGGTGTATCGCGAGGCCAAGCTGGCGTGGAAACTGTCCCGTGCTCAACTCGCCGTACTGCGTGAGCTGTGTGCCTGGCGTGAACGCGAGGCCCGTGCCCGCGATCTGCCGCGCAACCGCATCGTCCGTGAACACTCGCTGTGGCCGCTGGCCCGGACCCAACCGGACAGCCTCAGCGCGCTGGGCAAGATCGAAGACATGCATCCGCGTACCGTGCGTCAGGACGGCGAGTTTCTGCTTGATCTGATCAAGCGCTCTGGCAGTGTGGGGCCTGATCAATGGCCGCCAGCTGTGCCGGAGCCATTGCCGATCGAAGCCGCCGCGCTGATCAAACAGCTGCGGGCGCTCGGTCAGGCCGAAGCTGAGCGTCTGGGCATCGCGCCGGAGCTGATGCTGCGCAAGAAAACCCTCGAAGCGCTGGTCAAAAGCGGCTTCCCCGAGGGGCCTTACCAATTGCCTGATTCGCTGCGTGGCTGGCGCCGCGAATTGATGGGCCAGAAGCTGCTCGACAGCCTGGCCACCGCCGGAGAACAGCCTTGA
- a CDS encoding YcgL domain-containing protein — protein sequence MKRICSIYQSSKKSGMYLYVLKSDALERVPEGLMAAFGKARHSFDLVLTPERKLASEDIAVVLENLDKQGYHLQMPPAEEEYIEHLPEELLRRNDPV from the coding sequence TTGAAACGTATTTGTTCCATTTATCAAAGTTCGAAGAAAAGCGGCATGTATCTGTACGTGCTCAAGAGCGATGCGCTGGAGCGTGTGCCGGAAGGCCTGATGGCGGCGTTCGGCAAGGCCAGGCATTCCTTCGATCTGGTGCTGACCCCCGAGCGCAAGCTCGCCAGCGAAGACATCGCCGTGGTCCTGGAAAACCTCGACAAGCAGGGCTATCACCTGCAGATGCCACCGGCCGAGGAAGAGTACATCGAGCACTTGCCCGAAGAGTTGCTGCGACGCAACGACCCGGTCTGA
- a CDS encoding D-2-hydroxyacid dehydrogenase has protein sequence MRVLIAEHDHAIYARLLRQAAPELEVLTSGDSAELARQAVDCPVWLGQPDLLATLLRQGHQPQWLQSTWAGITPLLADGLRRDYRLTRAVGIFGQVMAEYVLTYMLGHEREVLARLVSQVERKWDNRTGQSLVGRKVLIVGTGDIGQSVAQFLLPFGVELYGIASSAREQAPFVEVGSMADLPRLVGEADYVVNLLPNTEHTHDIYDAALFKQFKPTGLFINAGRGVAVVDADLVEALKEGHLAGAVIDVCRQEPLPQRHPFWTAWGLLLTGHSSAPTSPPMMVQLFLDNLRAYQAGEALRGEVDFARGY, from the coding sequence ATGCGCGTTCTGATTGCTGAACACGACCACGCGATATACGCCCGACTGCTGCGTCAGGCGGCCCCGGAGCTTGAAGTGCTGACCAGCGGCGACTCCGCCGAACTGGCCCGTCAGGCCGTCGATTGCCCGGTGTGGCTGGGTCAGCCGGATCTGCTGGCGACCCTGCTGCGTCAGGGCCACCAGCCCCAATGGCTGCAATCGACCTGGGCCGGCATCACGCCGCTGTTGGCCGACGGCCTGCGCCGGGATTACCGCTTGACCCGGGCGGTCGGCATTTTCGGCCAGGTCATGGCTGAATACGTGCTGACCTACATGCTCGGCCATGAGCGCGAAGTGCTGGCGCGACTGGTCAGCCAGGTCGAGCGCAAGTGGGACAACCGCACCGGCCAGAGTCTGGTCGGACGCAAGGTGCTGATCGTCGGCACCGGTGACATCGGCCAGAGCGTGGCGCAGTTCCTGCTGCCGTTTGGCGTCGAGTTGTACGGCATCGCCAGCAGCGCTCGCGAGCAGGCGCCGTTTGTCGAAGTCGGCTCGATGGCGGACTTGCCGCGTCTGGTGGGCGAAGCGGATTACGTGGTCAATCTGCTGCCCAACACCGAGCACACCCACGACATCTACGACGCTGCACTGTTCAAGCAATTCAAGCCGACCGGGTTGTTCATCAACGCCGGGCGCGGTGTCGCGGTGGTCGACGCGGATCTGGTGGAAGCGTTGAAAGAAGGCCATCTGGCTGGCGCGGTGATCGACGTTTGCCGCCAGGAACCGTTGCCGCAACGGCACCCGTTCTGGACCGCGTGGGGCCTGCTGCTGACCGGGCACAGCTCGGCACCGACCTCGCCGCCGATGATGGTGCAGTTGTTTCTGGATAACTTGCGGGCGTATCAGGCGGGCGAGGCGCTGCGCGGCGAAGTGGATTTCGCACGCGGTTACTGA
- a CDS encoding nitroreductase family protein, with translation MSANPRVAEYAIHPQFTDRWSPRAFTGEAISEETLLSFFEAARWAPSAYNSQPWRFLYARRDTPNWERYLGLLNEFNRSWAQHASALVIVISKTTFTAPGATEETPALWHTFDTGSAWGHLALQASLSGWHTHGMAGFDQELTRKELNIPQGYALHAAVAVGKLGDKASLADYLQARETPSPRRPLSELAAEGDFTL, from the coding sequence ATGAGTGCCAACCCTCGCGTTGCCGAATACGCCATTCACCCGCAGTTCACCGATCGCTGGTCGCCCCGCGCCTTTACCGGCGAAGCGATTTCCGAAGAAACCTTGTTGAGCTTCTTCGAAGCCGCGCGCTGGGCGCCGTCGGCGTACAACTCGCAGCCGTGGCGTTTTCTCTATGCCCGTCGCGACACGCCGAACTGGGAGCGTTACCTGGGTCTGCTCAATGAATTCAACCGCAGCTGGGCACAGCACGCGTCGGCACTGGTGATCGTGATTTCGAAAACCACCTTCACCGCACCGGGCGCGACCGAGGAAACGCCAGCGCTGTGGCACACCTTCGACACCGGTTCCGCGTGGGGCCATCTGGCGCTGCAAGCGAGCCTGAGCGGCTGGCACACCCACGGCATGGCCGGCTTCGATCAGGAGCTGACCCGCAAGGAGCTGAACATTCCGCAAGGCTATGCGCTGCACGCCGCCGTCGCGGTGGGCAAGCTGGGTGACAAGGCAAGCCTGGCGGATTACCTGCAAGCACGGGAAACGCCGAGCCCGCGTCGTCCGCTGAGCGAACTGGCGGCTGAAGGCGATTTCACCCTCTAA
- a CDS encoding YcgN family cysteine cluster protein — protein MAAKVEPFWIRKTLDQLDHEEWESLCDGCGLCCLQKLEDEEDNSVYYTRIACKLLDLKTCQCSDYPNRMKFVPDCIQLTPGQAEQFKWLPPTCGYRLVSEGKDLPLWHHLVCGDRDAVHHERISQSGRMLAEGSVPEDDWEDHLIFRAG, from the coding sequence ATGGCCGCCAAAGTCGAACCGTTCTGGATACGCAAAACCCTCGATCAACTCGATCACGAGGAGTGGGAATCGCTGTGCGACGGTTGCGGCCTGTGCTGCCTGCAAAAGCTCGAGGATGAAGAAGACAACAGCGTCTATTACACGCGTATCGCCTGCAAACTGCTGGACCTGAAAACCTGCCAGTGCAGCGATTACCCGAACCGCATGAAGTTTGTTCCGGACTGCATCCAGCTCACCCCGGGCCAGGCCGAACAATTCAAATGGCTGCCGCCGACCTGCGGTTATCGGCTGGTCAGCGAAGGCAAGGATCTGCCGCTGTGGCATCACCTGGTCTGCGGTGATCGCGACGCGGTGCACCACGAGCGGATTTCCCAGTCCGGGCGCATGCTCGCCGAAGGCAGCGTGCCGGAAGACGACTGGGAAGATCACCTGATTTTCCGCGCAGGTTAA
- a CDS encoding DUF2892 domain-containing protein yields the protein MTELKRVERIESTPFQSRSEQNVEGWERIGSLAGGVIMVGKGLRRGGVFGLIQVAIGGVAMARGITGHSSVKSLLEKSRQDMNNVRAKIERAGDELSKLKANAEAATNTATVTGNDSVKSPKAGV from the coding sequence ATGACCGAGCTCAAACGCGTCGAGCGTATCGAATCCACCCCGTTCCAGAGCCGTTCCGAGCAGAACGTCGAAGGCTGGGAGCGCATCGGCTCGCTGGCCGGCGGCGTGATCATGGTCGGCAAGGGCCTGCGCCGTGGCGGGGTGTTCGGGCTGATTCAGGTGGCGATTGGCGGTGTGGCCATGGCCCGCGGCATCACTGGCCACAGCTCGGTGAAAAGCCTGCTGGAGAAAAGTCGTCAGGACATGAACAACGTGCGGGCAAAGATCGAGCGGGCCGGCGACGAGCTGAGCAAGCTCAAGGCCAATGCCGAAGCGGCGACCAACACCGCTACGGTGACCGGTAATGACTCAGTGAAATCGCCGAAAGCCGGGGTTTGA